Within the Catalinimonas niigatensis genome, the region GTCAATATACTTTTCTAGTACTTTTGAATGGCGTTTTGTAAATTCTGATATATTTTGGTATCCGTATACCCTCTTTAATGTGGCACAAATAACTATTAAAACGATAGATTCAAGCTTATGCTTTCTACATCTGTTGATACGACTATCAAATAATAAGTTTTCTACTGTTTCCATAGTGAATAGATATAAATAGATGATCGTATTATAGTACTGAAAATATATTTATTTGTGTAATTTTGCATTCGGGCTGTTACATTTAAAAATGATAATATTTCTTTTTATTTGCTATAATAGCTTGCTTTTACAATGTTAAAAAATATATCTAGGACATGATCATCCTGCACCATTGTGATCCTATTTCTGGATTTCGGTCACAGTAAATTAAATGAACGAATGATAGTTACTATACAAAAACCGTCTGTTAATCTCTTCAAAAAAAGTTTTCAGTTCATATTAACTGATCATCGCAAGATCATTAGTGTTATCATCTCTCTTTTCGTACCTATCATGATGAACCTATGGAAGCTTTTGCCTGAAGATATTCAAGTTGAGTTTTATCCCTCAGTACATGTGCTGGCCTGGACCATAAGTATTCACTTCATGTCTGTACTGATATGTGTTGCATGGTGGTTCTCCATCAATAGCAAAGATTATGTACTACAGTTCTTTTCTCTTGGCCTTATGGCTTACTGTGCTTTTTTAACTTATTGTACCCTACCGTTCACAGTTAATACCCCTTTTTGGCAGGATTTATCTGCTTTTATTTTAATTTTTATATTTCTGGTATGGTCTTTATTTTTTATCAAAAAGAAATATTTTAATCGGGTGGATGACTATAAAAATCTGCATGATGGTTTGGTATATGACCTGCATCATCAAAAATTTATGGGTGCGGTCAACAGAATTGAGGGATTAGTGTTGCTTCAAAAAAGAGAAAATAGTATGTATAACGAGGCCTTACAAAATGAAGTAGAAGAACTTAAGAAAACCTTTATCTATATCAGTGACAAATATAACGAGTTGAACTAATATTTAGAAGGGCTTAATCTTCTAACAGTCTCCGTAAATCATCTTAAACCTCAAGTTTTGAACTTCTTGCAAAGTTGTAAAAAGATTTAAGTAGTTAAACCTCAAAAACCTCATCCTCTTTTTTGCAAAAATAAAGAAAGAGTATCAAACTTTTATTTTGATCAGAAAAACTACAGTCTTTGAATCTCCTGCCTTTCACACACCTCACTGTCTTCTCCTGGTTTTTTATTTACCGAAATAAGCATAGCTACTCTAATTTAAGTGTTTGTACTCTAAATTAAAAGTATATTCATGTGATTTCTGCAAAGTCAAAAACTACAAGCTGAAAAAAGTGGCTAGCTTAAAGGTCGCTTTTGCTGATTTGAGCTAAAGAGATTAGCTTCTTATCCAAATTACCTCACCTAAGCTTATTTTTGGACGGGAAAGTTACAGTAAATTCTTATCCTGAAAGTCTTCATAATAAACTTCCTGCCCATCTGGTTGACTAAGGCTGACATAGTTTACCAGACCCGTACCATGAAAGCGATAGGCAATGCCCACAATTCTGCTGCTTTTCTGGGGTAAGGGACCTTGGTAGGCCAACTGCCTATTGATGTGCAGACTAAGCTGTTGCTCTTTCGCTTCACAGCTGACTTGTATCCAGTCAGAAAAATCAGCACCGAATGCCAATAAGTTGATATCTTCTGTTTTCATTCCCTGTCCTTTCAATATGGTATCAAGGTTTGCCAGACAGCCGGAAATAGCCAGTGGAATGGTAAGCGGAGGCGCATTATCATATAAAATCACTACGCTACTATCCTGACAGACTGCTTTTCCCTCACTGAATGTACTTTTCACTTCTGTCTCCAGCATAAAATTATCGCTATACACCTCTCCAAACTCCCCCACATTATAGTAAGCAACCCAGGGTGTATCGTTTTGGAGGTCCAGTTGGGTGCTTTCCAATGCTGGTTGGGAAAGTCCTAAGGTGCCCATACTGATGATATTTTCTTCAAAATAATGGGGTATCGGCTCACGCTCCACCAAAGCCAGCCAGCCATTCGTCCTGATCAGAAATTCCTGCTGTCTGACTACTTCCTTATCGACCATTAGCTTAGCCTGATAAGCACCGGGATAATAGAACATTGAAGTATGTCGGTGCTCCTGTTTAGATACTTCAACCCTCTGCTTGGGATCACCAGAGGGTTGAATATAAATCCTGTCTGTAGGGGCAGCAGAAGCATTGTAGTCAAAAATAACAGTATTGGGCAGTCCGGTAGTAACAGGATAGGCAACAAAAGAAAAGTCCTGTGTGGCTAAGGAAGATCTCACCTTCTCTTTGGCCTGCATAGAGAACATCAAACCGAAGAGAGCGCTTCCTCCTACCAAAAGCAGCAGCATGATCATAAACGATCTCATAATCACCTTCTTATCCTGGCGGTATGTCTGGTCTGACAGACTTCTTGATTTTTTAAGCGCTATATCCTGCTTTGAGTTTTGAATGCTATCGGCAGCTACCGCTTTTTGCTTTTCCTCCTCAGATGAGCATTGCGTTTTAAGTACCCGCCAGTCAGAATAACCGGCAAATTGGGCGAGCACATTCAATGTAGTAGTCTGCGGAACACTTTCATATTTCACTTTTCCCCATATTCTTTTAAGGGTAGTAGTGCTTAGGTTGGTTCCAGTTTCCTGAAATATCAACTCACTCAGGCAGATAAAGTCCTGGTTTACCCATTGTTCAGCACTACCCCAGCCTAGCCGCTTTTCAATGCCTTGTCTGCACTTCAGAATATACGTTTGTTCGCTTTCTTTCATCCTAAAACTATTTCCCACAAAATAATCAAAAGTTTTCATAGCCCATAGTTTGCCTGTACCAACTTGTATGAACTTGAACAAGGTTTGTATAAGCATCCTGAGCAGGCTATGCTACATTTATCTCAAAAAAAGTGGAGATGATATATCGTAGAATCAATCGCATTACAGGTTTCCTTCTATTCCTCATAGCCACCACTGTCTATACACTTACGGTGGAAGAGACAGTAAGTCTTTGGGACTGTGGGGAGTTTATTGCTGCTGCTTACAAATTACAGGTCCCTCATCCGCCAGGAGCACCTTTCTTCTTGTTGTTAGGACGTATGTTCTCTTTCTTAGCAGGAGATAACACTGAACGGGTCGCCTTTTGGATCAATATGATTAGCGTGATTAGTAGTGGAGCAACAATCATGTTTTTGTACTGGACGACTACCCTTCTGGGAATGAAAATACTAAAAGTATCTGAAGCGGACATGAAGCGGGAGCATATCATAGGGCTGGTCGGCAGCGGAACCGTTAGCGCCCTGGCTTATACTTTTTCTGACTCGTTTTGGTTTTCTGCCACCGAAGCAGAAGTTTACGGACTCTCGTCTTTTTTTACTGCTTTTGTGTTCTGGGCAATACTCAAATGGGAACATATACACGCATCTGCTGCTCATCGCTGGCTCATCCTGATTGCTTATATGATGGGGCTCTCTATTGGTGTTCACCTGCTCAACCTGGTGACGATTCCAGCGTTGGCATTGATCTATTATTTTAACCGCTATCAGACTAGCCGTACAGGCATCATCATCACTTTGTTGGTAAGTATGATGATGATTGGCGTCATCATGGTCGGCATCATCCCCGGTCTGCCTTCACTGGCCGGTGCTTTTGAGATATTTTTCGTCAACAGTCTGGGATTACCTTTTGGTACAGGTTTTATCATGTTTGGCATACTGATACTGGGAAGCCTGATCTACGGCCTTTACTATTCTGTCAAAAATAAAAAAGCACTGCTCAACACTGCTTTACTTGCCCTTACTTTTATACTGATTGGCTATTCTTCTTACGCTCTGGTACTTATCCGTTCCAATTTTGATCTACCCATTGACGAGAACAATCCCGAAACGATCATCAGCTTTGTTTCTTATTTGAAAAGAGAGCAGTATGGCAGTCGTCCTTTACTATACGGGCCCAACTTTACTGCCGATTTGGTAGATCAAAAGCAGGGAAAGCCTGTGTATGAAAAAGGTGAGCATCAGTATATAGTCACCAACTATAAACTGGAAAATGTATACGATCCTGAGCAGTCTACCCTTTTCCCCCGGCTGTACAGCAAGCAGGATAACCATCCCGCGCTATACCGGCAATGGATGGGACTCAAGCCTCATGAATCTCCGGATTTCGGAGACAACCTCTCCTTTTTCTTCCGCTATCAACTAGGGCATATGTACCTGCGTTATTTTATGTGGAACTTTGCCGGGCGTGAAAGCGACATCCAGCATGCCGGATGGCTGGCTCCCTGGGAAAGTAAGAAAGACTTGCCGGAATCAATGGCTGACAATAAAGCCAGAAATAACTTTTTCATGCTCCCTCTTATATTGGGTCTTATTGGACTGTTTTATCAATTCAAAAAGGATTTAAAAGGCTTTTCTGTCGTTGGTCTCTTGTTCATTTTAACAGGCATCGGGCTGGTGGTATATCTCAACTCTCCCCCGGTAGAACCTCGGGAAAGAGACTACATTTACGTAGGCTCTTATTATGTTTTCGCCATCTGGATAGGTTTTGGAGTGATGGCGGTAGCACAGGGTTTCGCCCGAATATTACAGCATAAAGCCAAAGCAGGCTTTGCGGCAACCCTCATTTGCTTGTCTGTCCCTCTCATCATGGGAATACAGGGATGGGATGACCATGACCGTTCCGGCAGGTATTTTGCACTGGATATGGCCCGAAACTATCTGGCTTCCTGTGCCCCCAATGCCATATTATTTACCGGAGGAGATAATGACACTTTTCCTCTCTGGTACCTGCAGGAGGTAGAAGGATTCCGTACCGATGTAAGGGTTATTGTGTTGAGCTATGCCAATACCGACTGGTACATTGAACAGATGAAAAGATCGGCTTATGATTCTGAGCCATTG harbors:
- a CDS encoding glycosyltransferase family 117 protein, producing MIYRRINRITGFLLFLIATTVYTLTVEETVSLWDCGEFIAAAYKLQVPHPPGAPFFLLLGRMFSFLAGDNTERVAFWINMISVISSGATIMFLYWTTTLLGMKILKVSEADMKREHIIGLVGSGTVSALAYTFSDSFWFSATEAEVYGLSSFFTAFVFWAILKWEHIHASAAHRWLILIAYMMGLSIGVHLLNLVTIPALALIYYFNRYQTSRTGIIITLLVSMMMIGVIMVGIIPGLPSLAGAFEIFFVNSLGLPFGTGFIMFGILILGSLIYGLYYSVKNKKALLNTALLALTFILIGYSSYALVLIRSNFDLPIDENNPETIISFVSYLKREQYGSRPLLYGPNFTADLVDQKQGKPVYEKGEHQYIVTNYKLENVYDPEQSTLFPRLYSKQDNHPALYRQWMGLKPHESPDFGDNLSFFFRYQLGHMYLRYFMWNFAGRESDIQHAGWLAPWESKKDLPESMADNKARNNFFMLPLILGLIGLFYQFKKDLKGFSVVGLLFILTGIGLVVYLNSPPVEPRERDYIYVGSYYVFAIWIGFGVMAVAQGFARILQHKAKAGFAATLICLSVPLIMGIQGWDDHDRSGRYFALDMARNYLASCAPNAILFTGGDNDTFPLWYLQEVEGFRTDVRVIVLSYANTDWYIEQMKRSAYDSEPLPLSLTKENYKQGGPNDYLPYIERPGIQGAISLKQYMKLIRDDSPALQMPNAGFRYNIVPSDQFYLDVETTTPNESNNQASTSSNNFSSIPETLREIIPSQLQHLYTDRMHIRLKGKELVKNDLMLLDLILTNKWQRPIYFNPNSLQGTNLDLSAHVVQEGMTFRLLPVENPDPSDVLVNSETMYNNLMQKFSFRQLDNPDIYYSTEDHMNRGVAVYRQWFNELIDTLIREGKEEKAKAALHKYMDNLLAQKNTLDFSTVQVVKFLFQLNEQAEAIALSQKLHYNSTQLLDYYLSNAKPSDTLEINRNLFVLHTLAEILKSYQAELAQAVSKDLYHYYQAFENSL